The Desulfonatronospira thiodismutans ASO3-1 region TCGTATTGAGGTTGGCATTTTTGTCCTCCTTGTTATGTGATAAATGTATCACGCTAGATACCGTAAAGTCAACTTGGCCTTATTCAGGAAATAGGGGTTTTTATTGTCGAAATTCACTGTATCCTTAAGCAGTTAACGTCCATTTAACCTCATCTTTTTATCCGTACGATGTACTTTAAGGTTGTCATCGCCCGCAAAACAAGGCTGCTGCAGGGATCAGCCGGACATCTTCCACGGTTTGGTATTCTTCTCCAAGATAGAACAAAAACCGTTTTACCTTCAGATTTTTTTTCGGTTTAAAGTTCATCAGGCTGGTAATGTCACTTCTTCCTGGATGCCTGGTGGATTTGACCTCAATTGCGTACAAACAGTCCCTGGTTTCAAAGATCAGGTCTATTTCGTGGCCTGAAGCGCTTTTGTAGTAGCAGAATTCGTCTGTGGGAATAAATCCCAGCTTACGACGCTTTTCCAGTTCGGAAATGACGAAGTTTTCCAGAAGGGCGCCCGGCCCGGCCTGCGTCCTGAGACTGAAGATGATGCCGTTATCTGCAAAATATGTTTTGGTTGCTTTAATATAACGCTTTGCAGGCCCGAAATTGTATCCCCTCAATTGAAAGGTCAACTGGGCCTGGTTCAGGGAGTTCAGATATTTTTTCGCGGTTGGATGGCTGACTCCGGATTCCCTGGCAAAATTGGACACTTCAAGGTGAGATCCAAGGCAGTGGACCAGGTTGTGCATAATCCCCAGCAGACCCTGAAGGTTTTCAATGTTGGACAGCTGCATGAGATCCCTGGTGAAGTAGGAATTTTTGTAACGGATCAGTATCTTTGCCTTCCCTTCTTCATTCTTCTGTGCAGCCACTTCCGGAAATCCGCCGAAGGTTACGGCCTGATCCAGCATTCTTGCCCCCTGCTTGAGCTGAACATGATTTGCTTCATCAATGAAAACATTATGGGTTGGCCGACCAAGTTCCTCCCCCCAGCAAAGTGCAGGCAATGACAGAATTTCAATCCTTCCGGCCATGGTGTCTGCTGCAGCATCCAGCAGTCCGATTGAACTGGAGCCGGTCATAAAAATTTTTGCATCCCTCTGATCAATGGCATGCTTGACCGCAATGGTCAGCCTGGGGGAGCGCTGAATTTCATCTATTATGCAGGAATTACCCAGATCCTGGACAAAACCTTTTGGATCGCGTTCAGCCCAGTCCAGATAATCCAGGTCATCCAGGGTGGTGTAGTTTAAATCAGGGAACAATCCCCTGAGAAGGGTTGTCTTGCCTGACCGGCGAGGGCCGATGAGCAGACAACTTTTATATGAAGGAATGGTCAGCCATCTTGAAAACATAGTTTAAAAATATCATGGATATTTTAAAAGTCAAGTTTAAAATTATCCAGGCTGAGTGGTCAAAAAATCCAGATCTGATTTTTAATCAATGCTTTCAAAGTTGTCCTGGGAGTTCATCTCTTGGCGAATTTCAGCATAAATTCCTTTTTAAGACATCTATGGGTTATTTACCCACACATGCGACGGCACAGACGGGGACAAGAACCGCAAACTCATGCCTTATCTGGAGTATGCCGAACCCGGTACCTGATGATCCGCAAAAAAGCAGCCCGTTGCCATACCCATTGGCGGCAGAAGTGGCCGGTCATGGCAAAGATTATCTGTCTTTGGGTCTTTTATAGGATATGGGTCCGTCCTCGTAGCCCACTTGCTTCAGCCACCAGGCTGGATATGGCACGGGCTGGGCAATGGCCCCTTTCTGGTATTTTCTGTATCATATCAAGCTGTTGACCTGACCCGGCTCCGCATTTAATTGGAAAAGTGTAGATTGGTATCAGGAAAGACTATCCAGAAGCTCAAAATATCTTGTTCTGGATATTCCGGCAGTAGTCAAGTTAGTACGGATATGTGTGGTGGGTACATTTCCGGGGCTGGTTTTGATTACCAGCGGACGATTGATCCCTGGCTTAGTCATGATTATATGGTCGCCTCTTTGTCTTTTTACAGTGAAGCCTTCAAGCTCAAAAAGGCGGATCAGGGTCTTGTGATGAACAGGTACAATCTTACGCGTGCTCATTAAATTGCCAGAGCAACCCGTTCTTCTATAACAGTCTCTCTCGGTTTCCAGGTTTGATTATCTCTGGTAAAACCTGATTCTTCGAGAACTTGATCAAGTGTTCCCATTTCGGAACATTCCTCAATAAAGATTTCTAAAGCTTCTACAAGGGATTTTTTGGCTTCCTCTATTGTCTCTCCAAAGCTGGAAACATTTAATGAGGGACAAAGTGCTACATAGATGTCGTCTTCCTTAAAAATTTCAACCTTAATATTTAGCTGCTGCATTTTTGACCACCTCCTGCTGGACTTAACCAGATATTTAGAGCACGCATCACCTTTTGACAACCCTGTTGATCCTGCTTCACCCCACCAAGCCTCTTAATCAGCTGCAAAGCAACCTTCACGAAGGGTTTAAGGGGAAGAACTAAATCAACCCCGATGTTTTCTGATGAATCATTCATAAAAAGATCTTCAAAGCCCTCAAAGCTGTCAGTCACAGTCAATTTTACTTCGCTGTCCAGAACCTGTAAGTGCTTTCGGCCGCACTTGATCCTGGCCTGCTTTCAAGTTTAGTTGTGACAACCTAAAATTGACCACCCTCAAGTCAGTGGCTTACTCCTGAAACCTTGTCATAAAAAACAAGAACCACGCCAAAGACGCGTGGCAGGCATAGATTGACAGGATAAGCAATCAGCGGCCCCGGTGAAATCAGCTGCGCTGTCCTTCGGAATTTCACAGAGCAAGCCGGAAGCCGCAGATTGCATTAACCATCCAGCACTCACTTTCTTCCGACATTTATGAGTGCCGGAAAAAAGTGAGTGCTGGAGTGACAACCTTTTGGCCTGGCTTCCGGCCAGGACAAAATGATTTTTCTCTTAATCCATCTCTTAATCTATGCCTGCCACGCGTCTTTGGCGTGGTTAATCCTGCCTGCCCCGTGTATATTCTTCCAATACACTGGGGTCAAATAGCTCTTTTCTTTATTGGGTTGTGGGCCAGGCCCGCGTTAGAGCATAGAACCTTAGAACTGCTTTTTCCATATCAAAATGGCGGTTCCAAGACTCAAAATCAAGCAAAAAACGAACTTTTCTCAAATATTTTCAATATATTGGCTGGGTCAGACCCGAATAAAGCAAATTCACTCCGGCAGCCAGGCGCAATCCACCCAGTGCTCTATATAGCGTTTCACAAAGTCCTTCATCTCCCGGATGTTGGCCGCAGGTTCGCGGCAGGCCCGGGCACAGGTAGAAACGACATCCCGGTAGAACTCCGGAGCTACAGCCCTGATGCCTTCATAATTCAAAAGCAACTTCGGAAGGCGCTCTGTGATTTTGGCTCCGCGAGGTGCCATCACAATGCTCGGAGGCTCACCATACGTGTTGATCAAAATGTATCGCCAACTTGGGTCTGCGGGTCCCTGGCGCGGGACAATTTCACAGGAGCATGCATCCCCGCCGCCGGAAATGGATTCGTAGATCTCCTTGATGGCCTGGGGTTTGTGGGCCACCAGGGCATAAGGTCCGACCCCTGCATAAACACCCATGCTTTTGTCGTATTCGATGCCGAGCAAGGCTTCCAGGTCAAAGCGTGCATGCCGGTCAAGGGGAGTTTTCCCTGAGATAAACCATTGAAGTTGCCGCAGGGTGATCCCGGCACACCCGGCAATCTCTGCGGGCGGATTGGGCCAGCACGCCACGAGGTTCCTGGCGATTTCGGCCGCGTTGTCCCAGTCACTGTCGGTCCAAAAATCATCGTCGTCTATATCCTCCGGTACCATCTCACCTGTCAGCAGCCAGGTACTGCCATCAAACCCGTCGTGGTTGAAATATCGGGGCTGATCAGGGGGTAGAGAAGTCTCCCAGGATGACAGCCATGGACCGGGTTCCCAGTCGAGTCCACCGGTCACTGTCGGCACCGGAACTCGTGCTGGTAAAGCCAGCCAGCATTGGATCCTGTCTACAACCTCACGGCTGTGCACGCCCCTGAGAATACGACCACCACTGACAAAAAAATCGTGGTCTTCTTGAGCGTTTCGGCAAAGGTCCTGTACGGACCCGGCAAGAGACCGGTCTTTTCCGTCGTGCTTCCTCGGCAGCCACCGGCTGGAGTCCTGGGCGGAGCGCAGGGAAGCCGGAAGGGATTTCTCTTTTGCACCGGCGACCTCGACCTGAACTCCGATTTTTGCCATTTCCTCAGCCAGTTCAGGGCTGGCCGCCGCCAGGTGACGGTTGACCCGCAGAATGTCCGGTTGGCCATTCAAGCCCTCGGCATTACCCCACGCCTCCAGAAGAACATCCCGGAAGGGTCTGGGCTGATCGACCGGAGTGAAGGTCATCCACCGAATGGGTAACCCGGCAACGGTCAATCCATAAAGTATGAGCGGGCTGAGCCCGTATCGCCCTGCATCCTTGAGCCTGATCGGGTCCCGCACTGATACGATGCCATGCTGCGAGTGGTGAAAAAGGAACTTGGCTATCGCAACGTAAAAATGATGCTCTCTTGGTGATGGCTGCGTCTGCTGATTCATGCTCCCTCCTGGGGAAATGCGAGCTTTCCCCGAGAATTATTGTAAAGTACTCCTGTCATTTTCCGGGTCAGCCCGACGGTTTCACTTTGCCTGGGGGAAAATATCTATTGGCTCTGATCATGTTTTCTTACATCTATGTTTTTGGCCCTGTTCGACCCCGAGTCTGAACATAGATCTGTCATTCTCATAAACTTTCCAGCCTGTGGAGCCATCGGTCCAGCCACGGGCATTTACTCCGCAGAGTGGAAAGCCCTACTTCTTGGACTGTCAAAACCCCACATGCAACCTTGTCGTAATTGGACACAAGCTGAATAATCCTCATGGAGGGAGCATTTTCCGGAGAATCGTCAATCATCTCCACCTGTCCAGCAAAACTACTCTTTATCTCTTCCAGTTCTCTGGTGATTTTCTGGGAAGAAACGGTCATACCGGTGACACTCTGTATGACTCGGGCTGTAGTTTCGGGGTCAACAAAGAGAAGACTTTCAAATTCATGCAGTTGGACACAAGGATGAAACAAGCCTCCAAGTTCGGGAAGATCATCAATCAAGGCTTCTTCAACGTAACGACCTCGACTGGACAAGGGTTGTTTGGATGCATCATCTCGTCCCGGCCAGGAATGTGGCATCCGAAAATAATAGATTAAAAGGCTGACGTGCCGTCCTGTTCTTTGCCTGGCCAGACGTATCAGCTCTTTGCGATATACGGACCAGTTTTTCACACCACCTCGTTTTTGTTGCGGTCTTCCAGCCAGAGTACCCTGAACCGCCACTCCCCGGGATGCGATATAGGGGGCAACCACACTTTTGCAGAATTCTCGCTCGGTGTGACCCTCACAGAGTACAAGAACATCAAGCATAGTTGATCCCGCCCCCGACATTGCCCTTGAGCCATAACTCTCCCAGACTGAACTCCTGCAGCCATTCTGCCAGTTCTTTGCTGTCCAGGCGCGTCAGCCTGGTTGCGCCTTCTATCTGATCCACCGTTATGACCTGCTCAGGCTCGAATTCGCTTAAAAATATGGGAGCCTGGGTACAGATGATGATTTGCATCCTTGAAGACGCGGAGCGGACCAGACCCGCCAGGATAACCAGGGCCTCGGGATGCAGACCGAGCTCTGGCTCATCGATAATGATCGTGGAGGGAGGGCAAGGTTGAAGAAGCGCGGTGATCAGACATAAAAAGCGAATGGTCCCGTCTGAGAGATGACCAGGGGAAAAGATGTAGTCTTTGTCCTTTTGACGCCAGGTAAGGCGCACCTGATCCTCGGTTTTGTTCTTGCGCACTGTCAATTCAAAATCGTCAAAAAACGGAGCCATGCGCTGCATTGTTCTGCGAATGACCTTGATACGTTTCAGGATGTTTCTCTCTCAGGCCATACAAAAAAGCCGCCAGGTTTTCCCCATAAGGATCCAGCCTCTTGGTCTGCTCAACTCCGGAGTCCCGCCGCATACCTGCGGTCATGCTGGTGTCATGAAAATGATACACCTGCCAGCTGGAGACTGAATTCCATACGTACCAGTTGGTACCCAGCCTGGCAGTAAAACCGGGCTCGTCTTTGCAATCCTTCAAAACCGATTCCAACCGTCCCTCAGCAAGGGTAAAAAGAGAGCCGTCCCCAGTATATTGGGTCTGCTCCTCACCTATCAGGATATCCCCTTCAGCAGTGGGCTCCAGGGAAAAGATGTAGCGGTTGTCACCGAAAGCAAGGTCTGCTGTGATCTGTTTCGTATATTGAACCCCGTTGAAAAAGTATCCATCTGCTGGACCAAACTTTTTTATGTATTTTTGAAGCCGCTGCTGCACCAACTCCCGCAACAGACGGAAGAACTCCACGACATTGCTCTTACCTGCTCCGTTGGCACCGATAAGAACATTCAGGTCATGGAGCTTAAAGCCTTCCAGGGATTCAAAAGACTTGAATCCGTAAATCGAGATCTTATCCAGCTTTTTGGCCATGTAAATTTGCTCCGCAAAAAGTAGCTGTAAGAGGATGGAAAGCTTACCCTTACAACCCTTTGGTTATCAAAAATTATCCACAGACCACCTGCTGCCTTCCGTATCAGATCCGGCTATCCCCGCCTCCCTTCTGATCACCAGCCACCCGGGCGGAGCATCCGGATTGATCTGCTCACCCACAATCAGCTCCGGATGCCTGTCCACGATATCCTGCAGCATGTCCTCGCTCTGGTACTCCTGGTGAGGTACCCTTTTCAGACTGCCGCTTTTATCCGGCAGAAAGATGCTATCCCTGGATACTTTTTGCAGTTGCATCATGCATGCTATGGGCATAATTTTTGAGTCGGCTGAATTAACATTTTTGGGCTGAAGATTCAGACCACGGTTTAATTTTATTAAGCAATGGGCCAAGAGTTCTTTCAGCGACTTCTGTATCGTATGCAGCTTGAGCACGTAACCAATAACCATTCGACAGGCCGAAGAATCGGCATAACCGCAAATCGGTATCGGCAGAAATGGAACGTTTATTTGAAACAATCTCACTTATACGTTGGGGGGGAACATCAATCTCCTTGGCCAGGCGATACTGGCTAAGTCCCATAGGTTTAAGAAATTCTTCCAACAAAAGTTCGCCCGGTGTGATGGGATCGAGTTTTTTCATAATAGGTACTCCTTAGTGGTAATCTACGATTTCCACATTTTCTGCTCCCGCATTTGTCCAATTAAAGCATATTCGAAACTTATCGTTTATGCGGATGCTATATTGACCGGCACGATCACCTTTGAGTGCTTCGAGACGATTCCCGGGGGGCACTTTTAAATCATCAAGTCGATTCGCGATTTGGAGCTGGCGAATTTTTCGGCGGGCTATCTTAGCAATATTCGAGAATTTTTTGACACGGGAACCTTGTGATAGTGCTTCAGTATATTCACATTTGAATGATATAATCATGCATCAGATGCATAACGCGCAGCGTGATTAATGTCAAGTCAGAATATAATGAACCCGTCCCCCTTGGAGGCTTTTAGCTACAACCATCCTGGATTGCCCAGTTTATGCATTGCCTGAAATGAGTAAATTACATGTTAAATTGCCCAAAATATACTATGCATAAAATGGGACTTGGCAGTGAAAAAACCCCGACCTGGCAAGGAGCCGGGACGGGGGGATTTTCGACATATTGGCTGGGTCCGACCCGATCAAAGATTCGCACAGCGACCGCCGGAGAATGGCCTGCCCAGGAGTACATGGGTTATAGTAAGTTTGAACGCTTACACCTTTATCAGCAATAAAAGACACCTTCCTGGGTGTATTAATGCTGCACAAAAACCGGAGTCCCGCCGCCAGCACTTTGCTCCTTACCCTGACAGCGAACTCCATCCTCCTGCAACAGGACCTCTGCCGGTATATTCAGATGTGCATGCAAAGCGCGAATCATGGCCAGGGACAGCCGTCGTTTTTTATTCAGCACTTCAGATACCTTGGAAGAGGAACCAATAATCTCGGCCAAATCCTTCTGTCTTAGTCCCAGATCCTGCATCCGCAGCCTGATGGCACTAACAGGATCCGGGTATTCTATTGGGTACTGTTCCCTTTCATACTTGTCCACCAAGTGCACCAAAAGCTCCAGCTCTCTTTCCTCTTCATGGTCCATACCAGCGGATGTAAGAGTTTCAATCCTTTCCAGGGCCTGATAGTATTCGGTATCGTTCTTTATCAATCCAAGAACCATATTTTAAGCTTAGTGGCTTAGCGGCTTAGCGTGCCACCTCTTGAAGAATTTTCTCACGCGAAGGCGCAACGGCGCAAGGAAGACCTCTTTTAAGCTTAGCGGCTTAGCGGCTTGGCGTGAGGTTTTCTCGGAACTTTACTCCGAACTTTTCACCGAACACTCAACCCAAAAGATCCTCTTGAAAGCTTAGCGTGCCACCTCTTTCTTGAAGAATTTTTTCACGCAACGGCGCGACGGCGCTAAGAAAAAGGGTTTAAAAGCTTGGCGGCTTAGCGTGGGATTCCTTCTCCATCTTATTCTAAACTGTCACCCAACACCTTCCAGTGACCACCTTTGGCAGGACCAATTCTCTTTAGCTGGCCGCCCAACTTAAGCATTTTGATGCTTTTCTACACTGCCCGGGTGGTTATACCCAGTTCTCCGGCAAGTTCTGCAATGGTCATTTGAGGGTTTTTGACCAGAAGTCGCAGAATTTTCTCCGAACTTTTCTCCGAACTTTTTTTCTTTGTTTCAACTCCGGCTCTTCCTGCAACTGTAACAGATCTGGATAAGCTTTTTTGCCCTCAAATGTCTGCGGCTTTGGCAGGAACACTGTGAAGCGCAGACGCATGCCGATTTCCTGAATCAGGGGAGAACGGACACCCAGTTCCTGGGCCTGACGCATGATGCTTGGAATACCGCTGCCCCACTGCTCTATTAGTCTCAGTTCACGGAACACCCTTGCAATGACTGAATTGCGAATTTTTGAAATGCCCTGCATCATATCCTCAATAGTCATTCCAGGCAGAAGGATGCCGGGGTTTTCAACTTCAATACGGTCATCAAAATCCCCATGTGTCAGGATAGATGTCGCTTTGGATGAAATTCATGAAGGGACTCTCAATCTTAGTTTAGAGCGTTTTGAAGAGGAAGGACAACCACCAAAAACATATCTGTTGGCAGGTAAGTGCCATATTTCAGCAGAACAGACAAGGACAACAAACTGACCTGGACAGGCAAAAGAACCCCGGGATATGCCGGGATTAAGCCTGGGTTGAAATACAGAACAACATTTTACCCGTTTTGTGAGACGGACCCTGAAGGGGCAACTGGTATTGGTAAGGGATGTAAACAACTCTTCAGGCATACATCAGGCGACGTCCTTTGGGTTCCGGAACAGGGTCTCCAAATTCCCTGGCAGTATCTATCCAGAGCTGTATCGCCTCTTTTACATTGGCAAGCGCAGCTTCATAGGAATCTCCATGAGCCATGCACCCTGGCAGTTCAGGCACTTCTGCCAGATAGGCCTGGTCTTCTTCGCTCCAGTAAATGATTGTTTCATACTTAAACATCATTCATCCCTATTAGTTTAAACCAGTTGAAAAGAAAGGATAACGACCATAAGAATATTTGTTGGCTTGGTAAGTGCCATATTTCAGCAGGATAGACAAGGACAACAAACTGATCATAGGCATCCGGTTGGTTGATAAGCCGACTATTTTGAAATGTATTTTAAAAAAGTCTTGACTATTATAAAATGTGAATTTAAAAAGTCAAAATGAAGCGTTATATCTTTCCCTGGGTCAAAGAAGACCTGTCCAGAAAAATGGTCCTGATTACCGGCCCCAGACAAGTGGGCAAGACTTATCTGTCCAGGCAGTTCCTTCCCTTTTTCACAAGCCACAATACCTGAACTTTGATGGTAAGCATTCAGGGGGTGCCGGAACCGGCCAGGGGACAGTCCCCGCGACACCTTTCCTGCACAAAATAATCTGACAAACGCGAAGTTGTGTGAACCTGCTCAGTTAGTGCTTAGCGGGGGACAGTCCCCAGGCCTGGTGCCAGGGACTAAAACTGAGTACCCCCTGAATGCTTACCTTTGATGTGCCTTCGAATGCAGGCATTATAAAAAAACAAACCTGGCCGCTTGGCGCTGATCTGCTTGTTTTTGATGAATTGCATAAAATGAAAGGCTGGAAAAAATACCTCAAGGGTGTTTTTGATGGACGGGAAGAGAATCAGGCGGTTTTAGTGACGGGCAGCGCCAGAATGGAAACCTTTCGGCAAAGCGGGGAATCCCTGGCAGGAAGGTACTTTCATTATCACCTGCTGCCCCTTGGTGTGCCTGAACTGGCCGGTCATATGCCACCGCAAGACGCCCTTGAAGTACTTAATGAGCTGGGGGGCTTTCCTGAACCCTGTCTGTCCGGCTCAGCTGATTATGCCGCCAGGTGGCGCAAGCAGTATTACACTGACCTTGTCAGGGAAGATATTCTGGAATTCGGCAGGATCAGCGAACTAAAAACCATGAAGTTTCTCCTGGAAATGCTTAGATCCAGGGCAGGTTCACCCCTTTCTTTCAGCTCCATTGCCCGGGATCTGCAGGTTGCTCCGCAGACCGTGCAGAACTACATATCCATTCTGGAAAGTCTGTATATTGTCTTCCTGGTACGCCCTTATCATAAGAATGTCGCCCGTTCTATTTTAAAGGAACCCAAACTTTATTTTTATGATACCGGTCTGGTGCTCGGGGATCAGGGAGTAAAGCTGGAAAATACTATTGCCGTATCTCTGCTCAAGCATGTGAATTTTATTAACGACACCACTGCCAAAGACGTACACCTGCATTATCTGCGGACCAAAGACGGTAAAGAAATCGACTTTGCCCTGCTGGATGATTCCGGGGATATGCATATGATTGAAGTGAAACTTTCTGATGAATCTCCTTCCAGGTCCTTTAATTTCTTCAGAGAAAAATTCTTTCAAAACGCACAGTGCACTCAGG contains the following coding sequences:
- a CDS encoding ATP-binding protein, whose product is MFSRWLTIPSYKSCLLIGPRRSGKTTLLRGLFPDLNYTTLDDLDYLDWAERDPKGFVQDLGNSCIIDEIQRSPRLTIAVKHAIDQRDAKIFMTGSSSIGLLDAAADTMAGRIEILSLPALCWGEELGRPTHNVFIDEANHVQLKQGARMLDQAVTFGGFPEVAAQKNEEGKAKILIRYKNSYFTRDLMQLSNIENLQGLLGIMHNLVHCLGSHLEVSNFARESGVSHPTAKKYLNSLNQAQLTFQLRGYNFGPAKRYIKATKTYFADNGIIFSLRTQAGPGALLENFVISELEKRRKLGFIPTDEFCYYKSASGHEIDLIFETRDCLYAIEVKSTRHPGRSDITSLMNFKPKKNLKVKRFLFYLGEEYQTVEDVRLIPAAALFCGR
- a CDS encoding type II toxin-antitoxin system HicA family toxin, translating into MSTRKIVPVHHKTLIRLFELEGFTVKRQRGDHIIMTKPGINRPLVIKTSPGNVPTTHIRTNLTTAGISRTRYFELLDSLS
- a CDS encoding type II toxin-antitoxin system HicB family antitoxin; its protein translation is MQQLNIKVEIFKEDDIYVALCPSLNVSSFGETIEEAKKSLVEALEIFIEECSEMGTLDQVLEESGFTRDNQTWKPRETVIEERVALAI
- a CDS encoding DUF4276 family protein, with the translated sequence MLDVLVLCEGHTEREFCKSVVAPYIASRGVAVQGTLAGRPQQKRGGVKNWSVYRKELIRLARQRTGRHVSLLIYYFRMPHSWPGRDDASKQPLSSRGRYVEEALIDDLPELGGLFHPCVQLHEFESLLFVDPETTARVIQSVTGMTVSSQKITRELEEIKSSFAGQVEMIDDSPENAPSMRIIQLVSNYDKVACGVLTVQEVGLSTLRSKCPWLDRWLHRLESL
- a CDS encoding AAA family ATPase yields the protein MQRMAPFFDDFELTVRKNKTEDQVRLTWRQKDKDYIFSPGHLSDGTIRFLCLITALLQPCPPSTIIIDEPELGLHPEALVILAGLVRSASSRMQIIICTQAPIFLSEFEPEQVITVDQIEGATRLTRLDSKELAEWLQEFSLGELWLKGNVGGGINYA
- a CDS encoding AAA family ATPase gives rise to the protein MAKKLDKISIYGFKSFESLEGFKLHDLNVLIGANGAGKSNVVEFFRLLRELVQQRLQKYIKKFGPADGYFFNGVQYTKQITADLAFGDNRYIFSLEPTAEGDILIGEEQTQYTGDGSLFTLAEGRLESVLKDCKDEPGFTARLGTNWYVWNSVSSWQVYHFHDTSMTAGMRRDSGVEQTKRLDPYGENLAAFLYGLREKHPETYQGHSQNNAAHGSVF
- a CDS encoding HigA family addiction module antitoxin, which translates into the protein MKKLDPITPGELLLEEFLKPMGLSQYRLAKEIDVPPQRISEIVSNKRSISADTDLRLCRFFGLSNGYWLRAQAAYDTEVAERTLGPLLNKIKPWSESSAQKC
- a CDS encoding type II toxin-antitoxin system RelE/ParE family toxin; the protein is MIISFKCEYTEALSQGSRVKKFSNIAKIARRKIRQLQIANRLDDLKVPPGNRLEALKGDRAGQYSIRINDKFRICFNWTNAGAENVEIVDYH
- a CDS encoding helix-turn-helix domain-containing protein → MVLGLIKNDTEYYQALERIETLTSAGMDHEEERELELLVHLVDKYEREQYPIEYPDPVSAIRLRMQDLGLRQKDLAEIIGSSSKVSEVLNKKRRLSLAMIRALHAHLNIPAEVLLQEDGVRCQGKEQSAGGGTPVFVQH
- a CDS encoding ATP-binding protein — its product is MSSKATSILTHGDFDDRIEVENPGILLPGMTIEDMMQGISKIRNSVIARVFRELRLIEQWGSGIPSIMRQAQELGVRSPLIQEIGMRLRFTVFLPKPQTFEGKKAYPDLLQLQEEPELKQRKKVRRKVRRKFCDFWSKTLK
- a CDS encoding type II toxin-antitoxin system HicB family antitoxin, which codes for MFKYETIIYWSEEDQAYLAEVPELPGCMAHGDSYEAALANVKEAIQLWIDTAREFGDPVPEPKGRRLMYA
- a CDS encoding AAA family ATPase, translated to MKRYIFPWVKEDLSRKMVLITGPRQVGKTYLSRQFLPFFTSHNT
- a CDS encoding ATP-binding protein; protein product: MLTFDVPSNAGIIKKQTWPLGADLLVFDELHKMKGWKKYLKGVFDGREENQAVLVTGSARMETFRQSGESLAGRYFHYHLLPLGVPELAGHMPPQDALEVLNELGGFPEPCLSGSADYAARWRKQYYTDLVREDILEFGRISELKTMKFLLEMLRSRAGSPLSFSSIARDLQVAPQTVQNYISILESLYIVFLVRPYHKNVARSILKEPKLYFYDTGLVLGDQGVKLENTIAVSLLKHVNFINDTTAKDVHLHYLRTKDGKEIDFALLDDSGDMHMIEVKLSDESPSRSFNFFREKFFQNAQCTQAIMNLRREQYVDGIQIRNAAAFLAELSS